The Methanococcoides methylutens DNA window CTTCCAATGCTTCCTTTTCCGAGAGGAAAAGTGGTTTTAACAACAGGTACGCTTTCATGGTTACCCCATTGTTCCTTGCCACTGTTGCCGCATTGGTATAATCAGTGAACTTGAATCCCTTGTTTATGGAATTCTTGCGAATATTATCTGAACTCGTTTCAAGGCCGATAGCTACTTCAAATGATGTATCTCCAAGGGCATCAATACAGGACTTCAGGATCTCGTCGGTGACGAATTCCGGTCTGCTTTCAACGATAACTTTGAACACACGTTCATCAGCTGCCAGTTTTCCCAGTATGTTCTTCCTTGTCTCAACAGGTATCTCTTTTTCATCGAGGAAGCTGCCGGATGTGAATATCTTGACCATGAATCGCTCAAGTCTTTCACCTTTATGCATGGCATTTTCAAGCTGCTTTTCAAGTTCTTCAGGTGTTGGGGGAATCTTTGCACTATCATAGACAAAGCCACACATAGTGCAGCCGCCCGCCTTTCCCCACCAGCACCCTGATGTCTTGAAAATGATCGTCAGCGTATCTGCTGTTTCTCCGTTAAAGTGGTCAGTACTCCTCCAGACGGCAGCAGGATAGTCATTAGATGATGGCTTTATACGCTGGCGGTTGCGTATGTCCAGTACGGCTTTGTTAAGTGACATTATTCGAACTCGATTGTTGCAGGTGGTTTTGGTGACAGGTCGTAGAGTACTCTGGCAACAGATGGTATCTCGCCGGAGATTCTTGTCTCGATCTTCTTCAGAGTTTCCCATGGAAGCTCAAGTGCTTCTGCGGTCATGCCATCTCTTGAGCCTACTGCACGGACTGCGACTATCCAGCCATGTACACGGACGTCACCTTTGACACCGGTTCCCTTGCCGATAACTGCGGCGAAGGTCTGCCATGGCTTGAACTGCTCAAGCAGCTCTTCCTCAACGATAGCATTTGCTTCACGAACCACATCCACTTTCTCCTCGGTAACCTCTCCGATTATCCTTACAGAAAGTCCCGGTCCGGGGAACGGCATCCTTTCACATATCTCATCGGGTAGTTCAAGTGCTTTTGCGACCTCGCGAACTTCATCCTTGTACAGGTCATCGATAGGTTCGATTATCTCCTTGAAATCGATACGCTCGGGCAGTCCTCCTACGTTGTGGTGGGATTTGATACCGCCTTCTGATTCGATCTTATCCGGATAGATGGTTCCCTGAATTAGATATTCTGCTTCTAGTTCACGTGCTTCTTCTTCAAAAATACGGATGAATGTCTCACCGACTATCTTCCTTTTTTCCTCAGGGTCTTTTACTCCAACCAGTGCTTCGA harbors:
- the guaA gene encoding glutamine-hydrolyzing GMP synthase translates to MVKVEKFIPKAIDRIKEKAKGKTIVGLSGGVDSSVCAVLANRALEDMFFPIYIDTGLMRKGETEVIEEIFSDMNLQVIHAKDRFLEALVGVKDPEEKRKIVGETFIRIFEEEARELEAEYLIQGTIYPDKIESEGGIKSHHNVGGLPERIDFKEIIEPIDDLYKDEVREVAKALELPDEICERMPFPGPGLSVRIIGEVTEEKVDVVREANAIVEEELLEQFKPWQTFAAVIGKGTGVKGDVRVHGWIVAVRAVGSRDGMTAEALELPWETLKKIETRISGEIPSVARVLYDLSPKPPATIEFE
- a CDS encoding archaeosine biosynthesis radical SAM protein RaSEA, which encodes MSLNKAVLDIRNRQRIKPSSNDYPAAVWRSTDHFNGETADTLTIIFKTSGCWWGKAGGCTMCGFVYDSAKIPPTPEELEKQLENAMHKGERLERFMVKIFTSGSFLDEKEIPVETRKNILGKLAADERVFKVIVESRPEFVTDEILKSCIDALGDTSFEVAIGLETSSDNIRKNSINKGFKFTDYTNAATVARNNGVTMKAYLLLKPLFLSEKEALEDIVKTIDDVAEHAQTISINLCNVQNGTYVEHLWQRGQYRPPWLWSIVEILQRTKQKHPELVITSDPVGAGSKRGPHNCKKCSRDVSDAVHLYSRTQDLRVLEELNCECKDLWKKVLELDDLTYGSPILD